The Rhizobium oryzihabitans genomic sequence AAAATCCGGCGGGCAGCGGCTTTTCGCTGCCCGTTTTCTGCGGTGTAACGGACAGACGGCCCCCGACGGTCTAATATTGCGTATATCGCAATTATATCGAAACTATTGATGCAATTGTTGGCGATAATAGTTTCGACCAATATCGCTCCATCAGATGAACGCAGCGCCGCTCGAAACGACCGGCCAGAATCACGGGAGCAAAAAATGACCGATCCATCTTCAACGCTTCGCCTTCGCGGGTTTCTTGCGGATATCGTCGCCGCGCCTGCCACAAAAACGCTGGCGCTTCTGGCGCTTTGTTCGGCCTATATTCAGGGCCCGCTCACCAAGATCTTAGACTTCCCCGGCGCGATCGCCGAGATGAACCACTTCGGCCTTCATCCGGCCGCCGCGTTTGCTATCGTCGTCATCGTCTTTGAGCTCACCGCTTCCGCAATGGTGGTGTCAGGGTTCCTGCGCTGGGCCGGTGCTCTGGCATTGGCAGGCTTCACGCTTCTGGCCACTTTCATCGCTCTTCGTTTCTGGGAAATGGCGCCCGGCATGGAGCGCATGATGGCCACCAATGCCTTCTTCGAACATCTCGGCCTGGCCGGCGCCTTCATTGTCGTCGCCGCAATCGATCTCACGAAAGGGACGGGCAAATGAGTGCCGCAAAATCTTCAACGAGCAGCTTTGCTCCTCTAGCACAGCCGGTCTTCGCCGTTCTTTGGGCGGCGACGGTTTTGGGAAATACCGGCAGTTTCATGCGCGATGTCGCCAGTTCCTGGCTGATGACCGATCTCTCGGCCTCGCCGGCGGCGGTCGCCATGGTTCAGGCGGCCGGAACCCTGCCGATCTTTCTGCTGGCCATCCCAGCCGGTGTGCTGACCGATATTCTCGATCGCCGCAAGTTCCTGATCGCCATCCAGCTGCTGCTGGCCTCGGTAAGCGTCAGTCTCATGGTTCTTGCGCACACTGGAATGCTGTCAGTCAGCGCCTTGATCGGGCTTACATTTCTCGGCGGTATCGGTGCGGCGCTGATGGGGCCGACATGGCAGGCCATCGTGCCGGAACTGGTGAAACGTGAGGACATTAAAAGCGCGGTCGCTCTGAATTCGCTGGGTATCAATATCGCCCGTTCCATCGGTCCTGCGGTCGGCGGCATCCTGCTCGCAGCCTTCGGTGCGGCCGTCACATATGGTGCCGATGTCGCAAGTTACTTCATCGTTATCGCGGCGCTCCTGTGGTGGCCAAGGGCGAAGAATGCCAATGATGCGCTGGCCGAAGGTTTCTTCGGCGCGTTCCGGGCAGGCCTTCGTTATACACGTGCCAGCCGTCCGCTGCATGTCGTCCTGCTGCGGGCCGCGATCTTCTTCGCTTTTGCCAGTGCCGTCTGGGCGCTTTTGCCTCTGGTTGCCCGCCAGTTGCTGGGTGGAGATGCGAGCTTTTATGGCATATTGCTGGGTGCCGTCGGTGCCGGCGCCATCGGCGGCGCGCTGATCATGCCGAAACTGCGCGCACGTTTTGATGCCGACGCCCTGCTTCTAGGGGCTGCCCTCATCACTGCG encodes the following:
- a CDS encoding DoxX family protein codes for the protein MTDPSSTLRLRGFLADIVAAPATKTLALLALCSAYIQGPLTKILDFPGAIAEMNHFGLHPAAAFAIVVIVFELTASAMVVSGFLRWAGALALAGFTLLATFIALRFWEMAPGMERMMATNAFFEHLGLAGAFIVVAAIDLTKGTGK
- a CDS encoding MFS transporter, which codes for MSAAKSSTSSFAPLAQPVFAVLWAATVLGNTGSFMRDVASSWLMTDLSASPAAVAMVQAAGTLPIFLLAIPAGVLTDILDRRKFLIAIQLLLASVSVSLMVLAHTGMLSVSALIGLTFLGGIGAALMGPTWQAIVPELVKREDIKSAVALNSLGINIARSIGPAVGGILLAAFGAAVTYGADVASYFIVIAALLWWPRAKNANDALAEGFFGAFRAGLRYTRASRPLHVVLLRAAIFFAFASAVWALLPLVARQLLGGDASFYGILLGAVGAGAIGGALIMPKLRARFDADALLLGAALITALVMAGLSFAPPQWLALIILLFLGGAWITALTTLNGTAQAVLPNWVRGRGLAVYLTVFNGAMTAGSLGWGAVGEAAGVPGTLLIGAAGLFVAGLVMHRLKLPTGDADMVPSNHWPEPLIAEPVAHDRGPVLILIEYNVEKHHRSAFLHALDELSQERRRDGAYGWGVTEDSADPQKIVEWFMVESWAEHLRQHKRVSNADADLQGKVLAYHSGLERPVVRHFLTINRPGKA